The Methanobacterium sp. Maddingley MBC34 genome segment AAAGCAGCCCCGACTAACATGGCTGCCAGTATACGGGGTAACCTCACCTGGAAGATAACAGTCTCCATTGATGGTGGAACTGTAGAGTTAATGGGTAGTATTTTGGAAACTATGGTGATCATAACATCGTAGGGGGGGATAGGGTACCTTCCAATAAGAAATGAAAGGAAAAACAGGATAATAAGAGGGATACATAGCAGTAATGTTATTGATATGTTGTGGGCTGCGATTTTATCCCTGATTTTTCTCTTAAGCATCTAGGTATCCCTCTTAGGTTATATATGGCATGTTCAGGCCTATTGTTCTACACATTGATTATTTAATATTCAAAATTGGGGCCCCATGTTATGATTTCAACCCGGATGATGTGATTATGGAGTTTGCTTCATCATCAGTGAGGTTGTAATAATAGAAACTGGAGTAAAATTCTTTGGTAATGTTTTTCAGGTCCTGGTCACTAAATTTATCTGGGTATAGTACTTTGGCTGTCCAGGGTATTCCAATAATGGTGTTAGCTCCCGGTGGGTTTTCAAACCAGTTAAATGGTGAATTTGGGACTAAATAAACCTGTTTATTCTGAACTGCTTTTACATTTTGCCAGATAGGGTCTGAGTATATATTTTGGTAGAATGTAGAGTCACTGGCTATTATAATATCTGGATTCCATTTCAGAACCTGTTCAATGGAAACCCCCACACTACCTTTGGTTATGGGAACCTGGGCCACATTTATACCCCCGCACATATCTATAAGTTGGGTGTGGGCGGATCCAGATGGGTTGGTCATTAAACCGGTACTGTCCCGGGCATAGTAAACACGTTTTTTCTCATTTTCAGGTATGGAAGCGGTTTTACTGGTTACTTCAGTGAGCATTTTCTGATGGAAGGAAACCAGTTCACTGGCTTT includes the following:
- a CDS encoding ABC-type Fe3+-hydroxamate transport system, periplasmic component (PFAM: Periplasmic binding protein_SP), producing the protein GKKDANYETFISMNPDLVFVGHGTSVDDVNDMQDKLGVIPLLDVEGDNNLTSIDSSINFIGKTVGEQKKASELVSFHQKMLTEVTSKTASIPENEKKRVYYARDSTGLMTNPSGSAHTQLIDMCGGINVAQVPITKGSVGVSIEQVLKWNPDIIIASDSTFYQNIYSDPIWQNVKAVQNKQVYLVPNSPFNWFENPPGANTIIGIPWTAKVLYPDKFSDQDLKNITKEFYSSFYYYNLTDDEANSIITSSGLKS